In the genome of Opitutia bacterium KCR 482, one region contains:
- a CDS encoding LacI family DNA-binding transcriptional regulator, whose product MQQARNKKVSLKFIAELAGCSTTTVSNVLNNKGLFGEEIRDKILDIVKKYSYKMNPSARALRLGKSETVALVFYRPNVDIFKSEYYLTMTCGFQKRLSELGYEILLSEIPQDVAEAGAQPRFVSRGKADAIVALGRIPDGAAESLKNCGLPMLMLDSFYAGIDSIYTDGLSATQKLVERLAAQGHKKIAYLAYDNSDFNTDMRIKGYLAAVENAGLAPRVVRNFATNEEGGDELQKLLELPDRPTAVLASNDDLATSLMCRALSMGFEVPDAVAFCGFDDTVLATRCTPPLTTVHVDCEEIGAVGAETVLRRIASPSAEPKTEIVKVDIVERASTLGA is encoded by the coding sequence ATGCAACAGGCGCGCAACAAAAAAGTATCACTCAAATTCATAGCCGAACTCGCGGGCTGCTCCACGACGACGGTTTCGAACGTCCTCAACAACAAGGGGCTGTTCGGCGAGGAAATACGCGACAAAATTTTGGACATCGTAAAAAAATACTCCTACAAAATGAACCCGTCGGCGCGCGCGCTGCGCTTGGGGAAGTCGGAGACGGTGGCGTTGGTGTTCTACCGCCCGAACGTCGATATTTTCAAGAGCGAATACTACCTCACAATGACGTGCGGATTCCAGAAACGCCTGTCTGAGCTGGGCTACGAAATCCTGCTTTCCGAAATTCCGCAGGACGTGGCGGAGGCGGGGGCGCAGCCGCGCTTCGTGTCGCGCGGAAAGGCGGACGCAATCGTGGCTCTCGGGCGCATTCCCGACGGCGCGGCGGAGTCGCTGAAAAACTGCGGGCTTCCCATGCTCATGCTCGATTCTTTCTACGCCGGAATAGACTCAATCTATACCGACGGGCTTTCCGCCACGCAAAAACTTGTCGAACGGCTCGCCGCGCAGGGGCACAAAAAAATCGCCTATCTTGCCTACGACAATTCCGACTTCAATACCGACATGCGCATTAAGGGCTACCTTGCGGCTGTCGAAAACGCGGGGCTTGCGCCGAGAGTTGTGCGCAATTTCGCGACTAACGAAGAGGGCGGCGACGAACTTCAAAAACTGCTCGAATTGCCCGACAGGCCAACCGCGGTGCTCGCAAGCAACGACGATTTGGCGACCTCGCTTATGTGCCGCGCCCTGTCGATGGGCTTTGAAGTACCCGACGCCGTCGCGTTCTGCGGCTTCGACGACACGGTTCTTGCAACCCGCTGCACGCCGCCGCTTACTACGGTGCATGTCGATTGCGAGGAAATCGGGGCGGTCGGCGCGGAAACGGTGCTGCGCCGCATAGCATCTCCCTCCGCTGAGCCTAAAACGGAAATCGTAAAGGTTGACATTGTCGAACGCGCTTCGACCCTCGGCGCGTAA
- a CDS encoding AAA family ATPase: MRIKYMHVENFRGLVDERIEFDESMTVLAGGNGGGKSSLLEAISIMLSWLPAGLPSAERTPMKIRTSDITVGKSYSRLSMILGERRKPDISLALVKRANRSAPKIDGNMDGAKKYASDMRVMLDSPRGVSADIPVFVHYGTHRNGRSAPLPMRNADRTSVYAKAFDAGTDFGKFSRWISKAVLDRRREMEDAAALPLKAANRRREEINLKYASVAAVKRAIADFGDSYCDFSVKDGALFLGSKNVPAANLSDGEKTVIALIADIAMRMAVANPQKKNPLDTSAIILVDELDLHLHPDWQTAIAERLPRIFTNAQFIISSHSPSIMSLAKSLYRIRGDGGESRLEHIDSAFGRSPADLLSSVLNASRESTTAAKIAKMYEFIDEGKYAAARDIINELDKQIPDDPEVVRAEYLVRALSARSGGK; encoded by the coding sequence ATGAGAATTAAATACATGCACGTCGAAAATTTCAGGGGGCTCGTCGACGAACGCATAGAGTTCGACGAATCCATGACCGTGCTCGCGGGCGGAAACGGCGGGGGAAAGTCGTCGCTGCTGGAGGCGATTTCCATAATGCTTTCGTGGCTGCCCGCGGGGCTTCCGTCGGCGGAGCGCACGCCGATGAAGATACGGACTTCCGACATCACCGTAGGCAAAAGCTACTCGCGCCTCTCGATGATTCTCGGCGAGCGGCGCAAGCCCGACATCTCGCTTGCGCTCGTCAAACGCGCAAACCGCTCCGCGCCGAAAATCGACGGCAACATGGACGGCGCGAAAAAATACGCCTCCGACATGCGCGTCATGCTCGACTCCCCGCGGGGCGTCTCCGCCGACATACCCGTTTTCGTCCACTACGGCACGCATCGCAACGGCCGCTCCGCGCCGCTTCCGATGCGCAACGCCGACCGCACGAGCGTCTACGCAAAGGCGTTCGACGCGGGGACGGACTTCGGCAAATTCTCGCGCTGGATTTCGAAAGCGGTGCTCGACCGACGCCGCGAAATGGAGGACGCCGCCGCCCTTCCGCTCAAAGCCGCGAACAGGCGGCGCGAGGAAATCAACCTGAAATACGCGTCGGTCGCCGCCGTCAAACGCGCCATCGCCGACTTCGGCGACTCCTACTGCGACTTTTCAGTAAAGGACGGCGCATTGTTTTTAGGCTCAAAAAACGTCCCCGCCGCGAACCTTTCCGACGGCGAAAAAACCGTAATCGCGCTAATCGCCGACATCGCCATGCGCATGGCGGTCGCAAACCCGCAGAAGAAAAACCCGCTCGACACCTCCGCAATCATTCTCGTAGACGAGCTTGACCTGCACCTGCACCCCGACTGGCAGACGGCGATTGCCGAACGCCTGCCGCGCATTTTCACAAACGCGCAGTTCATAATTTCGTCGCACTCGCCGTCGATAATGTCGCTTGCGAAGAGCCTGTACAGAATCAGGGGAGACGGCGGGGAGTCGCGCCTCGAACACATAGACTCGGCTTTCGGCAGAAGCCCCGCCGACCTGCTTTCGTCGGTGCTCAACGCCTCGCGCGAATCCACTACCGCCGCGAAAATCGCGAAGATGTACGAGTTTATCGACGAGGGCAAATACGCCGCCGCCCGCGACATAATCAACGAGCTTGACAAACAGATTCCCGACGACCCCGAAGTCGTCCGCGCCGAATACCTCGTCCGCGCGCTGTCGGCAAGGAGCGGCGGCAAATGA
- a CDS encoding retron system putative HNH endonuclease: MRYIPKPAESEAPEAFKRWKKRHPNAKYSSFHNVRAKSALKESLIRRQKFLCCYCESRITEETSHIEHIEPQMGGLSAHTMDYGNMAASCIKDPKKFEEKSEAAQAGVGVLRDAYLHCGHARGTRPAASPYDPVVDELFRYSFGGEIKVSPELSDESKIELARETIDNLRLNVPTLANLRRLAMYETVKLLEAGIPPAVILREINGRLPPFITSAQKAVEAWTRAAETAEKSKQGTQCKQEISK, from the coding sequence ATGAGATACATTCCCAAACCCGCCGAGTCGGAAGCCCCCGAAGCTTTCAAACGCTGGAAAAAACGCCACCCCAACGCGAAGTATTCGTCGTTCCACAACGTGAGGGCGAAGTCGGCGTTGAAAGAGTCGCTGATAAGGCGGCAGAAATTTTTGTGCTGCTATTGCGAGTCGCGCATAACGGAGGAGACGTCGCACATAGAGCACATAGAGCCGCAGATGGGCGGGCTTTCCGCGCATACGATGGACTACGGCAACATGGCGGCGTCGTGCATAAAAGACCCCAAGAAATTCGAGGAAAAGTCCGAAGCCGCGCAGGCGGGCGTGGGCGTCTTGCGAGACGCCTACCTGCACTGCGGGCACGCGCGGGGAACGCGCCCCGCGGCGTCGCCCTACGACCCCGTCGTGGACGAGCTTTTCCGCTACTCTTTCGGCGGCGAAATCAAGGTGTCGCCCGAACTTTCGGACGAATCGAAAATCGAACTCGCGCGGGAAACTATCGACAACCTAAGGCTGAACGTCCCGACGCTCGCAAACCTCCGCAGGCTCGCCATGTACGAAACCGTGAAGCTGCTCGAAGCGGGAATACCGCCGGCGGTGATTCTGCGCGAAATCAACGGAAGGCTTCCGCCCTTCATAACGTCGGCGCAAAAGGCGGTGGAGGCATGGACGCGGGCGGCGGAAACCGCAGAAAAGTCGAAACAGGGAACACAATGCAAACAGGAAATTTCAAAATAG
- a CDS encoding deoxyribonuclease IV, with amino-acid sequence MQTGNFKIGCHLSFAGGYAQMGKDALSIGANAFQYFSRNPRGGKTKDFDPADAEKLNAIAEENGFAPYLVHAPYTYNPCSADEKLRVFAKTAMAEDLERQENIGHSFYNFHPGSHVGQGIERGIELIVELLKEVLPKAKTTAVLLETMSGKGSEVGGTFEEIAEIIDGAGNPENLGVCLDTCHVFSAGYDIVNDLDEVLAKFDKTVGLARLKAIHLNDSMAPFASKKDRHETIGNGNIGLDAIVRIINHPLLRNLPFYLETPNDLDGYAREIALLRSKRA; translated from the coding sequence ATGCAAACAGGAAATTTCAAAATAGGCTGCCATCTCTCGTTCGCGGGCGGATACGCGCAAATGGGCAAAGACGCGCTTTCGATAGGCGCAAACGCATTCCAGTATTTCAGCCGCAATCCGCGCGGAGGAAAGACAAAGGACTTCGACCCAGCCGACGCCGAAAAGCTCAACGCAATCGCGGAGGAAAACGGCTTCGCGCCCTACCTCGTCCACGCGCCCTACACCTACAACCCCTGCTCGGCCGACGAAAAACTGCGCGTCTTTGCAAAAACCGCAATGGCGGAGGATTTGGAGCGGCAGGAAAACATCGGACACAGCTTCTACAACTTCCACCCGGGCTCGCATGTCGGGCAGGGAATCGAGCGCGGAATAGAGCTTATTGTGGAGCTTCTGAAAGAGGTTTTGCCGAAGGCGAAAACGACTGCGGTTCTGCTCGAAACAATGTCGGGAAAGGGAAGCGAAGTCGGCGGAACTTTCGAGGAGATTGCCGAAATAATCGACGGCGCGGGAAACCCCGAAAACCTCGGCGTGTGCCTCGACACCTGCCACGTCTTTTCCGCGGGCTACGACATCGTAAACGACCTCGACGAGGTCCTCGCAAAATTCGACAAAACGGTGGGGCTTGCGCGGCTCAAAGCAATCCACCTAAACGACAGCATGGCGCCCTTCGCCTCAAAGAAAGACAGGCACGAGACAATCGGCAACGGAAACATAGGTCTGGACGCCATAGTGCGCATAATCAACCACCCGCTTCTGCGGAATCTGCCGTTCTACCTCGAAACGCCGAACGACCTCGACGGCTACGCGCGGGAAATCGCCCTGCTGCGCTCAAAACGCGCATGA
- a CDS encoding helix-turn-helix transcriptional regulator: MNKLVTEFTEDSHLQGNRYFRVVHGKTDRSHSVGLHRHDFVEIMWVRSGGGLLISGGKTRKFSGNFLYISKPNEVHVLEAANGAQMHFTYVAVARGLMDKFLNEILAEEDEFSRERIRGLSLKLSPFETAFLDRAASELAWQNDSLVAIIRFLTNIYWQLKNTFASALPEMPDWLSDACMRIRNPENLALGLPKFREICGKDMSYINRAMRKYLDATPTEFVNDARLRYAAWLLETSSYSASEISEICGFSDLPYFCRKFREKYESTPTQFRSSALGAAENSHINNSYKMRNVKKVVAQV, from the coding sequence ATGAACAAACTCGTCACCGAATTTACGGAAGATTCGCACTTGCAGGGCAACCGCTATTTCAGGGTGGTCCACGGCAAAACCGACAGGTCGCATTCGGTCGGGCTTCACAGGCACGATTTCGTGGAAATCATGTGGGTAAGAAGCGGCGGCGGACTCCTGATTTCGGGCGGCAAAACGCGCAAATTTTCGGGCAACTTCCTCTACATTTCGAAGCCCAACGAAGTCCACGTCTTGGAGGCGGCAAACGGGGCGCAAATGCACTTCACATACGTTGCGGTCGCCCGCGGGCTGATGGACAAATTCCTGAACGAAATCCTCGCAGAGGAGGACGAATTTTCGCGCGAAAGGATCAGGGGGCTTTCGCTCAAACTCTCGCCGTTCGAGACCGCGTTTCTCGACAGGGCGGCGTCGGAGCTTGCTTGGCAGAACGACTCTCTTGTGGCGATTATCCGCTTCCTTACAAACATCTACTGGCAGTTGAAAAACACATTCGCCTCGGCCCTCCCCGAAATGCCCGACTGGCTCTCCGACGCCTGCATGCGAATCCGCAACCCCGAAAACCTCGCGCTGGGGCTTCCCAAATTCAGGGAAATCTGCGGCAAGGACATGTCTTACATAAACCGCGCAATGCGCAAATACCTCGACGCAACCCCGACGGAATTTGTGAACGACGCCCGCCTGCGCTACGCCGCGTGGCTGCTCGAAACGTCGTCGTACTCGGCGAGCGAAATTTCCGAAATCTGCGGATTTTCCGACCTCCCCTATTTCTGCCGCAAATTCAGGGAGAAATACGAATCAACCCCAACGCAGTTCAGAAGCAGCGCGCTGGGAGCGGCGGAAAATTCGCACATCAACAACTCGTACAAAATGCGCAACGTAAAAAAAGTGGTGGCGCAGGTGTAA
- a CDS encoding Gfo/Idh/MocA family oxidoreductase → MKKLKVLVIGCGNMGASHARVYNKLDEFELVGIVDRKREAVDAFNKSVNGNYAHFEDVDAAIAETKPDVVAICTYPNSHEALATKAIEAGCHVFVEKPIASTVEGAKRVAELAKSRGKKVVVGYILRHHPSWIKFIDLAHKLGKPLVMRMNLNQQSHGKAWETHKNLLHSLTPIVDCGVHYADVMCQMTQAKPLRVSGISAKVSDEIGADERNYGQFQVAFDDGSVGWYEAGWGPMMSTNAFFVKDVIGPKGCASICAKSGEKSSDDIDSHTKTNTIKFHSAEVAADGSFAKEDEWIDTKDEPVHDELCAREQLFLHNAIVNDADLSKHIEDAVNSLKICLAADESARTGKVVEL, encoded by the coding sequence ATGAAAAAACTCAAAGTGCTTGTAATAGGCTGCGGAAACATGGGCGCCTCCCATGCGAGAGTCTACAATAAATTGGACGAATTCGAGCTTGTCGGAATCGTGGACAGAAAGCGCGAGGCGGTGGACGCCTTCAACAAGTCGGTAAACGGCAACTACGCGCATTTCGAAGACGTAGACGCGGCAATCGCCGAAACAAAGCCCGATGTCGTGGCAATCTGCACATACCCCAATTCCCACGAAGCCCTCGCGACAAAGGCGATAGAGGCGGGCTGCCATGTCTTCGTGGAAAAGCCGATTGCATCGACAGTCGAGGGAGCGAAAAGGGTCGCCGAGCTTGCGAAGTCGCGCGGCAAAAAAGTCGTGGTGGGCTACATTCTGCGCCACCACCCGTCGTGGATAAAATTCATAGACCTTGCGCACAAGCTCGGCAAGCCGCTCGTCATGCGCATGAACCTCAACCAGCAGTCGCACGGCAAGGCGTGGGAAACGCACAAAAACCTGCTGCACTCGCTCACGCCCATCGTGGACTGCGGCGTGCACTACGCCGACGTCATGTGCCAAATGACTCAGGCAAAACCGTTGAGGGTCAGCGGAATCTCCGCAAAAGTCTCCGACGAAATCGGCGCGGACGAACGCAACTACGGACAGTTCCAAGTGGCGTTCGACGACGGCTCGGTCGGCTGGTACGAGGCTGGCTGGGGCCCGATGATGTCCACAAACGCGTTCTTCGTAAAGGACGTGATTGGCCCGAAAGGCTGCGCGTCGATTTGCGCGAAGTCGGGCGAAAAATCGTCGGACGACATAGACTCGCACACAAAGACGAACACGATAAAATTCCACTCGGCGGAAGTCGCCGCAGACGGAAGCTTCGCAAAGGAGGACGAGTGGATTGACACGAAAGACGAACCAGTGCACGACGAACTCTGCGCGAGGGAACAGCTCTTCCTGCACAACGCAATCGTAAACGACGCCGACTTGTCGAAGCACATAGAGGACGCCGTAAACAGCCTGAAAATCTGCCTTGCAGCCGACGAAAGCGCAAGAACAGGCAAGGTCGTCGAGCTTTAA
- a CDS encoding C39 family peptidase: protein MKSGYFKAAAFFLVLFFAAFAPRVFAAPPIDAVAGVPVFLDGKIWSESPEELRSRLKIGGGETKTRDGGILSCAIGQKIFGVDANEIKFEYANGKISSVKIVFFNKGDSVKDGKWNSRTAAKMRSDARELFKKLSAAFGAAENSHIGGGAAKIRAKQWNCPSATIRVAFEDKEFIIMQAVPPAALAEKPAEKQQASGKKNLADSVEKSANGDVVVNVPMVNQGAKGYCFPATVERLLLHNGLADIDMHKLADLFKTGVGGGTTLDNAADAISKIARANKLKFGGAKRDFSQISKNIDAGVPMLWLMFSPAEYVSARRARTKEREAADFKEWAKFCRKERKPKIGGMNADSAHVCLVVGYNRATKELAVSDSWSDGDVAPSWISFETFKAVSQDCPLFFVSPR, encoded by the coding sequence ATGAAAAGCGGATATTTTAAAGCGGCGGCGTTTTTTCTTGTCTTGTTTTTTGCGGCTTTTGCGCCGCGGGTTTTCGCCGCGCCGCCTATCGACGCCGTCGCGGGCGTTCCCGTTTTTCTCGACGGAAAAATTTGGAGCGAATCGCCCGAAGAATTGAGATCGCGCCTGAAAATCGGCGGCGGCGAAACCAAGACGCGCGACGGCGGAATTTTGTCGTGCGCCATAGGTCAAAAAATATTCGGCGTTGACGCAAACGAGATAAAATTCGAATACGCCAACGGCAAAATTTCGTCGGTGAAAATCGTCTTTTTCAACAAGGGCGACTCCGTAAAAGACGGCAAATGGAACAGCCGGACCGCCGCAAAAATGCGCTCCGACGCAAGGGAGCTTTTCAAAAAACTTTCTGCGGCGTTCGGCGCGGCCGAAAACTCGCACATCGGCGGCGGTGCGGCGAAAATCCGCGCAAAGCAGTGGAATTGCCCGTCGGCGACAATCCGCGTGGCGTTCGAGGACAAAGAGTTCATTATAATGCAGGCCGTTCCGCCCGCCGCGCTTGCCGAAAAGCCCGCCGAAAAACAGCAGGCTTCGGGCAAAAAGAATCTTGCCGACTCCGTCGAAAAGTCGGCAAACGGCGACGTTGTGGTCAACGTTCCCATGGTAAATCAGGGCGCGAAAGGCTACTGCTTTCCCGCCACGGTCGAGCGGCTGCTCCTCCATAACGGGCTTGCCGACATCGACATGCACAAGCTTGCCGACCTCTTCAAAACGGGCGTCGGCGGAGGCACAACGCTCGACAACGCTGCCGACGCCATCTCGAAAATCGCCCGCGCGAACAAGCTGAAATTCGGCGGCGCAAAGCGCGATTTCTCCCAAATTTCCAAGAATATCGACGCGGGCGTTCCCATGCTGTGGCTGATGTTTTCGCCCGCCGAATACGTTTCCGCCCGCCGCGCTCGCACAAAGGAGCGCGAAGCCGCCGACTTCAAAGAGTGGGCGAAGTTTTGCCGCAAGGAGCGGAAGCCGAAAATAGGCGGCATGAACGCCGATTCCGCGCATGTGTGTCTTGTCGTTGGCTACAACAGGGCGACGAAAGAGCTTGCGGTTTCCGATTCTTGGAGCGACGGCGACGTTGCGCCCTCGTGGATTTCGTTCGAGACGTTCAAGGCGGTTTCGCAAGACTGCCCGCTTTTCTTTGTCTCCCCGCGTTAG
- a CDS encoding DEAD/DEAH box helicase: protein MENKTNFGGLGLSEKTLRAVENAGYEKPSPIQSRAIPVILARRDLFGCAQTGTGKTAAFALPIMQMLEEGGNYPRPKQFRALILTPTRELAEQIDSNIALFGRSMDLSHCKIYGGVSQNPQVKLLANGVDILVATPGRLLDLFNQRKLEFGGVEFLVLDEADRMLDMGFINDIRKICRELPKKRQSLLFSATLSKEVEALAKNIVDNPEKISVSPDKPTVDKIAQKVAFVNLENKFDLLEHMMKARLEKSADSLALIFCRTKHGANKLAKRLCRIGIEADAIHGNKSQSARKNALERFKRRESHILVATDIAARGIDVKDMSLVVNYDLPEDPETYVHRIGRTARAEADGESVSFCTSDDAPLFKSVEKFIKKRIDVMADNPFHSEAAQNAATLKTALAAKLSGGGQKKRDAEKNYARTKGSCQKKSDGGEYYGGSVPSKKIRQQAKPDAKNAGQNAKGATKGAKPNGKRGGEKIGGMLKRKMKAAGMTSLPDRTRGGKKKASFWQKLRDSLRK, encoded by the coding sequence ATGGAAAACAAAACGAATTTCGGCGGCTTGGGGCTGTCGGAAAAAACGCTCCGCGCGGTCGAAAACGCGGGCTACGAAAAACCGTCGCCGATACAGTCGCGCGCAATACCCGTGATTTTGGCGCGGCGCGACCTCTTCGGCTGCGCCCAGACGGGCACGGGCAAAACCGCGGCATTCGCGCTCCCGATTATGCAGATGCTCGAAGAGGGCGGAAACTATCCGCGCCCCAAACAGTTCCGCGCCCTGATTCTTACCCCCACGCGCGAGCTTGCCGAGCAGATAGACTCGAACATCGCCCTCTTCGGCAGAAGCATGGATTTAAGCCACTGCAAAATTTACGGCGGGGTGTCGCAAAACCCGCAGGTGAAACTGCTCGCAAACGGCGTGGACATTCTTGTGGCGACCCCCGGCCGCCTGCTCGACCTTTTCAACCAGCGCAAGCTCGAATTCGGCGGCGTGGAATTTCTCGTGCTCGACGAGGCTGACAGAATGCTCGACATGGGCTTCATAAACGACATCAGGAAAATCTGCCGCGAGCTTCCCAAAAAACGCCAGTCTCTGCTGTTTTCCGCGACGCTCTCGAAAGAGGTCGAGGCTCTCGCGAAAAACATTGTGGACAACCCCGAAAAAATTTCGGTTTCGCCCGACAAGCCGACCGTCGATAAAATCGCGCAAAAGGTCGCGTTCGTGAACCTCGAAAACAAGTTCGACCTGCTCGAACACATGATGAAAGCGCGGCTCGAAAAATCGGCGGATTCGCTCGCGCTGATTTTCTGCCGCACAAAACACGGCGCAAACAAGCTGGCAAAACGTCTCTGCCGAATCGGGATTGAGGCGGACGCGATACACGGAAACAAGTCGCAGTCGGCGCGCAAAAACGCGCTCGAACGCTTCAAGCGGCGCGAGTCGCACATTCTTGTGGCGACCGACATCGCCGCCCGCGGAATCGACGTCAAGGACATGTCGCTTGTCGTCAACTACGACCTCCCCGAAGACCCCGAAACATACGTCCACAGAATAGGGCGCACCGCCCGCGCCGAGGCGGACGGCGAATCGGTTTCGTTCTGCACCTCCGACGACGCTCCGCTTTTCAAGTCGGTGGAAAAGTTCATAAAAAAGCGCATCGACGTGATGGCGGACAACCCCTTCCATTCCGAGGCGGCGCAGAACGCGGCGACGCTCAAAACCGCGCTTGCCGCAAAGCTTTCGGGCGGCGGACAGAAAAAGCGCGACGCCGAAAAGAATTATGCGCGCACAAAAGGCTCGTGCCAGAAAAAATCCGACGGCGGCGAATACTACGGCGGAAGCGTGCCCTCAAAGAAAATCCGCCAACAGGCGAAGCCCGACGCCAAAAACGCGGGGCAGAACGCCAAGGGCGCAACGAAAGGCGCAAAGCCAAACGGCAAACGCGGCGGCGAAAAAATCGGCGGCATGCTCAAACGCAAAATGAAGGCGGCGGGCATGACTTCGCTCCCCGACAGGACGCGCGGCGGAAAAAAGAAAGCGTCGTTCTGGCAAAAACTAAGAGATAGCCTCCGCAAATAA
- a CDS encoding glutamate--tRNA ligase family protein — protein sequence MSRSATYRGRIAPTPSGLLHVGHAATFITAWKRARRRGGKIVLRMEDIDRARCRPEYSAAAARDISAIGLDWDEGWGVGGKFAPYEQSLRLGYYWSLVEKLSDMGFVYPCEASRAEIAAAGKFPERKFDFASPEKIFPPEMRSDPRRTADIENPRFANWRFAVPFGAEIGFCDNNCGQMSFAAGADFGDFLVWRKSGEPSYELAVVADDAAMEITEAVRGLDLLLSTARQILLYRALGFSVPEFFHCPLVRGGDGAKLSKSSMSKSAENKMLICNLDAAKLRELRDSTQIPQA from the coding sequence ATGAGCCGTTCCGCGACATACCGCGGGAGAATCGCGCCCACGCCGTCGGGGCTTCTGCACGTCGGGCACGCCGCAACGTTCATAACCGCGTGGAAACGCGCCCGCAGGCGCGGCGGGAAAATCGTTTTACGCATGGAGGACATCGACCGCGCCCGCTGCCGCCCCGAATATTCCGCCGCCGCCGCGCGGGACATCTCCGCAATCGGCTTGGATTGGGACGAGGGCTGGGGCGTCGGCGGAAAGTTTGCTCCCTACGAGCAGAGCCTGCGCTTAGGCTATTATTGGAGCTTGGTGGAAAAACTTTCCGACATGGGCTTTGTGTATCCCTGCGAAGCGTCGCGGGCGGAAATCGCCGCGGCTGGAAAATTCCCCGAAAGAAAATTCGACTTCGCTTCGCCCGAAAAAATCTTTCCCCCCGAAATGCGCTCCGATCCGCGCCGAACCGCCGACATTGAAAATCCGCGTTTTGCAAACTGGCGTTTCGCCGTGCCGTTCGGCGCGGAAATCGGATTTTGCGACAACAACTGCGGGCAAATGTCCTTTGCCGCTGGCGCGGATTTCGGCGATTTCCTCGTGTGGCGCAAAAGCGGCGAGCCGTCGTACGAGCTTGCCGTTGTCGCGGACGACGCCGCCATGGAAATCACCGAAGCCGTGCGCGGATTGGATTTGCTTCTTTCGACCGCGCGGCAAATTTTGCTGTACCGCGCGTTGGGATTTTCCGTTCCCGAATTTTTCCACTGCCCGCTTGTGCGAGGCGGCGACGGCGCAAAACTTTCGAAGTCGTCTATGTCGAAATCCGCCGAAAACAAAATGCTGATTTGCAACCTCGACGCCGCAAAACTGCGCGAACTCAGAGATTCGACACAAATTCCGCAAGCCTGA